In the Acropora muricata isolate sample 2 chromosome 1, ASM3666990v1, whole genome shotgun sequence genome, one interval contains:
- the LOC136910579 gene encoding uncharacterized protein, whose protein sequence is MKMRFLSVFIAAVIVEYAYSSPSCAEIKNNTKNAANGIFIIDTPSWKSCAEIKNNNNDAVSGVYTIETGCGTKLEVYCEMTLGGGGFTFLPRGLTRMKDAKQIVDSLFTNKKNVLLKLMHRTQKQEYYTLIQPHPSWINQDFGIRVNGFSNYTIPQNHFMKDYLFLGIIPKRLAAKPENKLQGFVSNNQTIQFSICGNNPNSLFAFLPNHNQQTPSPAHADNLVYERRGVAFDWRKTAKPIDNPPRTMPNEFFFLTELHFGGCGCYTSSDRWQSFQATAIGIR, encoded by the exons ATGAAAATGCGGTTTCTCAGTGTTTTTATTGCTGCGGTCATTGTTGAATATGCT TATTCATCTCCGAGCTGCGCAGAAATAAAGAACAACACCAAGAACGCTGCGAATGGCATCTTCATCATTGACACT ccttcATGGAAAAGCTGCGCAGAaataaagaacaacaacaacgacgCTGTGAGTGGTGTGTACACCATTGAAACTGGTTGCGGTACAAAGCTTGAGGTTTACTGCGAGATGACACTCGGAGGCGGTGGCTTTACCTTTCTACCTCGTGGTCTAACTCGCATGAAAGACGCCAAGCAAATTGTGGACAGTCTGTTCACTAACAAGAAGAACGTCCTCTTAAAATTGATGCATCGTACCCAAAAACAAGAGTATTATACTCTGATTCAACCCCACCCTTCTTGGATAAACCAAGACTTTGGCATCAGAGTGAATGGTTTCTCTAACTACACCATCCCACAGAATCATTTCATGAAGGACTACCTCTTCTTGGGCATCATTCCGAAACGACTTGCAGCAAAACCAGAAAACAAGTTGCAAGGTTTCGTATCCAACAACCAAACCATCCAGTTTTCTATCTGTGGCAATAATCCGAACAGCTTATTCGCCTTCTTGCCGAACCACAACCAACAAACGCCATCACCCGCCCACGCAGATAACCTTGTGTACGAAAGAAGGGGCGTCGCTTTTGATTGGCGTAAGACAGCCAAACCTATCGACAACCCACCTCGCACAATGCCAAACGAGTTCTTCTTCTTGACCGAGCTGCATTTTGGGGGATGCGGATGTTACACCTCCAGTGATCGCTGGCAGTCATTCCAGGCAACAGCCATTGGAATCCGCTAA